A single Methylomonas sp. AM2-LC DNA region contains:
- the rpsH gene encoding 30S ribosomal protein S8, which translates to MSMTDPIADMLTRIRNGQSAGKKSVKIPSSKLKTAIAKVLKEEGYIADYKVETNGNHLEMTVDLKYFNGVPVIENVKRISRPGLRIYKSKDELPKVLGGLGIAIVSTSNGVMTDRAARAIGHGGEVICTVC; encoded by the coding sequence ATGAGCATGACAGATCCAATAGCAGATATGTTGACCAGAATAAGAAACGGTCAATCTGCTGGTAAAAAAAGCGTAAAAATCCCATCTTCTAAACTCAAAACGGCAATTGCTAAAGTTTTGAAAGAAGAGGGTTATATTGCTGACTATAAGGTCGAAACTAACGGTAATCATTTAGAGATGACCGTTGATTTAAAATATTTTAATGGCGTTCCTGTTATTGAAAATGTAAAAAGAATCAGTCGACCTGGTTTAAGAATATATAAATCAAAGGATGAGCTGCCAAAAGTTTTGGGTGGTCTTGGCATTGCAATTGTCTCAACATCAAATGGTGTAATGACTGATCGAGCTGCACGTGCTATTGGTCACGGCGGCGAAGTTATTTGTACTGTTTGTTAA
- the rpsN gene encoding 30S ribosomal protein S14, whose protein sequence is MAKKSMIAREVKRAGLIKKYDAKRKALKEIVRSPNFTFEEKENAQLQLQKLPRDSSQSRLRNRCSLTGRPHGFYRKFGLSRNKLREATMRGDVPGLSKASW, encoded by the coding sequence ATGGCTAAGAAATCAATGATAGCGCGCGAAGTTAAACGCGCCGGTCTAATAAAAAAATATGATGCTAAAAGAAAAGCGCTCAAAGAAATTGTGAGATCGCCCAACTTTACATTTGAAGAAAAAGAAAATGCTCAGCTTCAATTACAAAAATTACCAAGAGACTCAAGTCAATCACGATTACGTAACAGATGTAGTCTAACTGGCCGTCCACATGGTTTTTACAGAAAATTCGGGTTAAGCCGCAATAAACTAAGGGAAGCAACCATGCGTGGTGATGTTCCTGGTTTATCTAAAGCTAGCTGGTAA
- the rplE gene encoding 50S ribosomal protein L5: protein MARLEAKYKEEIVPVLLKQFEYKSIMQVPKITKITLNMGVGGAVADKKVMQSAVSDMEKIAGQKAVITLARKSIAGFKIRDDMPIGCKVTLRGPKMYEFFDRLITISIPRIRDFRGMSSKSFDGRGNYTLGIKEQIIFPEIDYDKIDALRGMDICITTTAQTDEEGLALLKLFNFPFKN, encoded by the coding sequence ATGGCTAGACTAGAAGCAAAATATAAAGAAGAAATTGTTCCTGTACTGTTGAAACAATTTGAATATAAATCAATCATGCAAGTTCCTAAAATCACCAAAATTACTCTTAATATGGGTGTTGGTGGCGCAGTGGCAGACAAAAAAGTCATGCAATCAGCTGTGTCTGATATGGAAAAAATTGCTGGACAAAAAGCTGTTATTACGCTTGCACGGAAATCAATTGCTGGTTTCAAAATTCGTGATGATATGCCTATCGGATGTAAAGTTACATTGCGCGGTCCCAAAATGTATGAGTTCTTTGATAGATTAATAACTATATCTATCCCACGTATTCGAGATTTTCGTGGCATGAGTTCTAAAAGTTTTGATGGTCGTGGTAATTACACGTTGGGTATAAAAGAACAAATTATTTTTCCAGAAATCGATTACGATAAAATTGATGCTCTTCGTGGAATGGATATTTGTATTACAACAACGGCACAAACCGATGAAGAAGGTTTGGCATTGTTGAAACTGTTCAATTTTCCATTTAAAAACTAA
- the rplX gene encoding 50S ribosomal protein L24, whose translation MQKIRQGDEVIVIVGKDKGKQGKVSKILENNKIVVDGVNKVKKHQKANPNIGVSGGIIEKNMPIDISNIALYNPKTKKADRVGFRFVDGKKVRFFKSTNEVVGL comes from the coding sequence ATGCAGAAAATCAGACAAGGTGACGAAGTAATCGTTATTGTTGGAAAAGACAAAGGTAAACAAGGAAAAGTTTCAAAAATTTTAGAAAACAACAAAATTGTTGTAGACGGTGTTAATAAAGTAAAAAAACATCAAAAAGCTAACCCAAATATTGGTGTATCTGGTGGCATTATTGAAAAAAATATGCCTATCGATATTTCAAATATAGCACTATATAATCCTAAGACAAAGAAAGCAGATCGTGTTGGATTTAGATTTGTTGATGGAAAAAAAGTCAGATTTTTTAAGTCAACTAACGAAGTTGTCGGTCTATAA
- the rplN gene encoding 50S ribosomal protein L14 — MIQMQTSLDVADNSGAKKVMCIKVLGGSHRRYAGIGDIIKVSIKDAMPRTRVKKGDVYNALVVRTRKGVRRSDGSIIRFDGNAAVILNNQLQPIGTRIFGPVTRELRGDKFMKIISLAPEVL, encoded by the coding sequence ATGATTCAGATGCAAACTAGCCTTGACGTCGCCGATAATAGCGGTGCAAAAAAGGTCATGTGTATCAAAGTATTGGGTGGTTCACATCGGCGCTATGCCGGAATTGGTGACATCATCAAAGTCAGTATTAAAGATGCCATGCCGCGTACAAGGGTTAAAAAAGGTGATGTTTATAACGCTTTAGTGGTAAGAACACGTAAAGGTGTTAGACGTTCAGATGGCTCTATTATTCGATTTGATGGCAATGCCGCAGTTATTTTGAATAACCAATTACAACCAATCGGAACACGTATTTTTGGCCCTGTTACTCGTGAGTTAAGAGGAGATAAATTTATGAAAATTATATCTCTAGCTCCTGAAGTATTGTAA
- the rpsQ gene encoding 30S ribosomal protein S17, with product MNTNVEKVRTVTGRVVSNKMDKTAAVLVERLVKHPVYGKYIKRSTKFLVHDENNQCQEGDIVSIASCRPISKHKTFRLVEVLEASNK from the coding sequence ATGAATACGAATGTAGAAAAAGTCCGCACAGTAACGGGTCGTGTAGTCAGTAATAAAATGGATAAAACTGCCGCAGTACTAGTTGAGAGACTAGTTAAACACCCTGTGTATGGTAAGTATATTAAAAGATCTACAAAGTTTTTGGTACATGATGAAAATAATCAATGCCAAGAAGGTGATATAGTATCCATTGCTTCTTGCAGGCCTATATCCAAACACAAAACATTTAGATTAGTAGAAGTATTAGAAGCTTCTAATAAATAA
- the rpmC gene encoding 50S ribosomal protein L29 — MNATELRKKSKDELNASLVELSREQFNLRMQKGSGQLAKSSEIKQVRRDIARINTVLTELARV, encoded by the coding sequence ATGAACGCAACAGAACTACGTAAAAAATCTAAAGACGAACTTAATGCTTCGTTAGTTGAATTAAGTCGTGAACAGTTTAATTTAAGAATGCAAAAAGGAAGTGGTCAACTTGCAAAATCCAGTGAGATTAAACAAGTAAGACGTGATATTGCTCGTATTAATACTGTATTAACTGAATTGGCGAGAGTTTAA
- the rplP gene encoding 50S ribosomal protein L16, giving the protein MLQPKRTKFRKQHTGKNNGTALRGSSVSFGEYGLKSISRGRMTARQIEAARRAISRHVKRGGKIWIRVFPDKPITKKPLEVRMGKGKGSVEYWVAQIKPGTMLFEIEGVSEEMAREAFELAAAKLPVKTTFSARTIL; this is encoded by the coding sequence ATGCTTCAGCCTAAAAGAACAAAATTTCGTAAACAACACACTGGCAAAAACAATGGGACTGCATTGCGCGGTTCTTCAGTAAGTTTTGGTGAGTATGGATTAAAGTCAATAAGTCGTGGTAGAATGACTGCCCGCCAAATTGAGGCGGCACGTAGAGCGATTAGTCGGCATGTAAAACGTGGCGGAAAAATCTGGATCAGAGTGTTTCCAGATAAACCCATAACCAAAAAACCATTAGAAGTTAGGATGGGTAAAGGTAAAGGTAGTGTTGAGTATTGGGTAGCACAAATAAAGCCAGGTACCATGCTGTTTGAAATAGAAGGCGTATCTGAAGAGATGGCCCGTGAAGCTTTCGAATTAGCAGCAGCAAAATTGCCTGTTAAAACAACATTTTCGGCACGGACAATATTGTAA
- the rpsC gene encoding 30S ribosomal protein S3, producing the protein MGQKVHPTGIRLGIVKDWTSRWYANSQNYPILLLQDLKVREFIKKKLAHASVSRVQINRPANNANITVHTARPGIVIGKKGEEIDVLRQDISKMMGVPVQLNVEEIRKPELDAYLVAESIAQQLEKRIMYRRAMKRAVTNTMRLGAEGIKITVAGRLNGAEIARTEWYREGRVPLHTLRADIDYGTAEAKTTYGIIGIKVWIFKGEVFDMDAHAASLNSEPKK; encoded by the coding sequence ATGGGTCAAAAAGTTCATCCCACCGGCATACGCCTTGGGATAGTTAAAGATTGGACTTCAAGATGGTATGCAAATAGCCAGAATTACCCGATTCTTCTGTTACAGGATCTTAAAGTTCGCGAATTTATTAAAAAGAAATTAGCGCATGCGTCAGTTAGTAGAGTACAGATTAATAGACCTGCTAATAATGCAAATATTACCGTACATACCGCTAGACCTGGGATTGTTATTGGTAAAAAAGGCGAAGAAATAGATGTTTTAAGACAAGATATTTCTAAAATGATGGGTGTGCCAGTTCAGTTAAATGTTGAAGAAATAAGAAAGCCAGAATTAGATGCTTATCTTGTTGCTGAAAGCATTGCACAGCAATTAGAAAAACGTATTATGTATCGTAGAGCAATGAAACGTGCTGTTACCAATACTATGCGTTTAGGTGCCGAAGGTATCAAGATTACTGTTGCAGGACGTTTAAACGGAGCTGAAATTGCCCGTACTGAATGGTATAGAGAAGGTCGCGTTCCATTGCATACATTGCGTGCCGATATTGATTACGGTACTGCCGAAGCGAAAACCACATACGGAATCATAGGCATAAAAGTCTGGATTTTCAAAGGTGAGGTTTTCGACATGGATGCACATGCGGCATCTCTAAATTCCGAACCTAAGAAATAG
- the rplV gene encoding 50S ribosomal protein L22, translating to MEVSAKLSNAPLSAQKARLVGDQIRGLPVEKALNLLSFSSKKAAGVFKKVLESAIANAEHNESADVDELHVSTVFVNEGTVMKRVSARAKGRANHILKRTCHITIKVAEK from the coding sequence GTGGAAGTTTCAGCCAAATTAAGTAACGCACCTTTATCTGCACAAAAAGCCAGATTGGTCGGAGATCAAATCAGAGGTTTACCAGTAGAAAAGGCTCTTAACTTGCTAAGTTTTAGTTCGAAGAAAGCCGCAGGTGTTTTTAAAAAAGTACTCGAATCGGCAATCGCTAACGCTGAGCATAACGAAAGCGCGGATGTTGATGAGTTACATGTATCGACTGTCTTTGTAAATGAAGGGACAGTAATGAAAAGAGTAAGCGCACGAGCAAAAGGTCGTGCCAATCATATACTCAAAAGAACTTGTCACATAACAATCAAAGTAGCAGAAAAATAA
- the rpsS gene encoding 30S ribosomal protein S19, whose product MPRSIKKGPFIDHHLLKKVEEAVKANNRKPIKTWSRRSMISPDMLGLTIAVHNGKQHVPVLISENMVGHKLGEFSPTRTYKGHIVDKKSR is encoded by the coding sequence GTGCCGCGTTCAATTAAAAAAGGTCCATTTATTGATCATCATCTGCTGAAAAAAGTTGAAGAAGCAGTGAAAGCAAATAATCGGAAACCAATTAAAACCTGGTCAAGAAGATCCATGATTAGCCCTGATATGTTGGGTTTGACCATAGCTGTGCACAATGGCAAACAACATGTTCCTGTTTTGATTTCAGAAAACATGGTCGGTCATAAGTTGGGTGAGTTTTCTCCAACTAGAACCTATAAAGGCCATATTGTCGATAAAAAATCAAGATAA